A region from the Inhella inkyongensis genome encodes:
- the lpxB gene encoding lipid-A-disaccharide synthase: MSGLQRVGLIAGEASGDLIGASLVQSLQGRWPGLQAQGIAGPKMQALGVEAWWPSERLSVFGYADALKRLPELLWIRRRAGSRWLKERPDCFIGIDAPDFNLGLEQRLRAGGIKTLHYVCPSIWAWRPERIHKIRAAANHVLCLFPFEPEILRQGGVPATFVGHPLTSLLPPEPPRLSARAALGLAEGAAVLALLPGSRASEIEWVGPAFVRAAVLLQRRHPGLKVMLPLAPGRRSQVQALCAQLAPDLDLQLLEGRAHEVLAAADVALVASGTATLEAALLQCPQVIGYRLSPSNYRRMKSKQLQPWVGLPNILARDFLVPECLQDDCEPEALARAAQAWLDDAAAAQAMRARCREIYDSLKADTATLCCDAIAQTLGA, encoded by the coding sequence GTGAGTGGCCTGCAGCGGGTCGGTCTGATTGCCGGCGAAGCCTCCGGCGATCTGATTGGCGCCAGCCTGGTCCAGTCCCTTCAGGGGCGTTGGCCAGGCCTGCAAGCGCAGGGCATCGCCGGCCCCAAGATGCAGGCGCTGGGGGTTGAGGCCTGGTGGCCGTCCGAGCGCCTGTCGGTGTTTGGTTATGCCGATGCGCTCAAGCGCCTGCCCGAGTTGCTGTGGATCCGCCGCCGCGCGGGCTCGCGTTGGTTGAAGGAACGGCCGGACTGCTTCATCGGCATCGATGCCCCTGACTTCAATCTCGGACTTGAGCAGCGATTGCGCGCGGGCGGCATCAAGACCCTGCATTACGTGTGCCCTTCGATCTGGGCCTGGCGGCCCGAACGCATCCACAAGATCCGCGCGGCTGCCAACCATGTGCTCTGTCTCTTCCCCTTCGAGCCCGAGATCCTGCGCCAGGGCGGCGTGCCGGCGACCTTTGTCGGTCATCCGCTGACCAGCCTGCTGCCGCCCGAGCCGCCTCGTCTATCAGCCCGCGCCGCGCTGGGCCTGGCTGAAGGGGCTGCCGTGCTGGCCTTGCTGCCGGGCAGCCGCGCCAGTGAGATCGAGTGGGTTGGCCCCGCCTTTGTGCGCGCAGCGGTCTTGCTGCAGCGCAGACATCCTGGGTTGAAAGTGATGCTGCCCCTGGCGCCGGGGCGGCGCTCCCAGGTGCAGGCGCTTTGCGCCCAGCTGGCGCCGGACCTGGACCTGCAATTGCTGGAGGGCCGCGCGCACGAGGTTCTGGCTGCCGCCGATGTCGCTCTGGTGGCCAGCGGCACCGCCACCTTGGAGGCGGCCTTGCTGCAGTGTCCGCAGGTCATTGGCTATCGGCTCAGCCCGTCCAACTACCGGCGCATGAAGTCCAAGCAGCTGCAGCCCTGGGTCGGTCTGCCCAATATCCTGGCGCGCGACTTTTTGGTGCCCGAATGCCTGCAGGATGACTGTGAGCCCGAAGCGCTGGCCCGTGCTGCGCAGGCCTGGCTGGACGATGCCGCCGCAGCCCAGGCGATGCGGGCGCGCTGCCGCGAGATTTACGATTCTTTGAAGGCCGATACGGCCACCCTGTGTTGTGACGCGATTGCGCAGACCCTGGGCGCCTGA
- the lpxD gene encoding UDP-3-O-(3-hydroxymyristoyl)glucosamine N-acyltransferase → MTAGTLRLAELVEALGGELVGDGATPLQGLASLTSAGPDHIAFVTGAKHAAAMRACRAGALIVPPSLASEAAQQSALIVTTDPYLYYARLSQWWLARQRAQEPATRHPTAYVHPEAQLGEGVHLGAFAVIESGARVGAGSFIGAHTVIGAQAKVGDRCRLAAHVTVGERCELGARCIVHSGSVIGSDGFGFAPEQGRWVKIEQLGRVLIGDDVEIGANCTIDRGALDDTVIEEGVKLDNLVHIAHNVFVGAHTVMAGCAAVAGSTRIGKHCTLAGDAKVIGHLTLADGVHISACSVVTKSILKPGMYTGIFPLDEHSSWEKNAVTLRQLFKLRERVRALERPPEKT, encoded by the coding sequence GTGACCGCTGGCACGCTTCGGCTGGCCGAGTTGGTCGAGGCGCTCGGCGGCGAATTGGTGGGTGACGGCGCCACGCCCTTGCAGGGTCTGGCCAGCTTGACCTCGGCGGGGCCGGATCACATTGCTTTCGTGACCGGTGCCAAACACGCCGCGGCCATGCGGGCTTGTCGGGCCGGCGCCTTGATCGTGCCGCCCTCCTTGGCGAGCGAGGCTGCGCAGCAGTCGGCGCTGATCGTCACCACGGACCCCTACCTTTACTACGCCCGCCTCAGCCAGTGGTGGCTGGCGCGTCAGCGTGCGCAAGAGCCCGCCACGCGCCATCCCACAGCCTATGTGCACCCCGAGGCCCAGCTGGGCGAGGGTGTGCATCTGGGCGCATTTGCCGTCATCGAGTCGGGTGCGCGAGTCGGTGCGGGCAGCTTCATCGGTGCCCATACCGTGATTGGCGCCCAGGCCAAAGTGGGCGATCGCTGCCGGCTGGCCGCCCATGTGACGGTTGGCGAGCGCTGTGAGCTGGGGGCACGCTGCATCGTGCACAGCGGCAGCGTGATTGGTTCAGACGGCTTTGGCTTTGCGCCGGAGCAGGGGCGCTGGGTCAAGATCGAGCAGCTGGGTCGCGTGCTGATTGGCGATGACGTCGAGATCGGTGCCAACTGCACGATCGACCGGGGCGCCTTGGATGACACCGTCATCGAAGAGGGCGTCAAGCTCGACAACCTGGTTCACATCGCCCACAACGTCTTTGTCGGCGCGCACACGGTGATGGCGGGCTGCGCGGCGGTGGCGGGTAGCACGCGCATTGGCAAGCACTGCACGCTGGCGGGTGACGCCAAGGTGATCGGCCACTTGACGCTGGCTGACGGCGTGCACATCTCTGCCTGCTCGGTGGTCACCAAATCCATTCTCAAGCCCGGCATGTACACCGGCATTTTTCCGCTCGACGAACACAGCTCTTGGGAAAAGAACGCGGTCACCTTGCGCCAGCTCTTCAAGCTGCGTGAGCGCGTTCGCGCCCTGGAGCGGCCCCCAGAAAAGACCTGA
- the fabZ gene encoding 3-hydroxyacyl-ACP dehydratase FabZ, which yields MDIHEILKRLPHRYPILLVDRVLSVDKQRIRAIKNVSINEPQFLGHFPHRPVMPGVMILESMAQAATLLALHSADTVLDDKSVVYFAGIDAARFKRPVEPGDQMILDVELTRAKAGIYKFTGKCFIGEELAAEAELMCTMRRIG from the coding sequence ATGGACATCCACGAGATCCTCAAGCGCCTGCCGCATCGCTATCCCATCCTGCTGGTGGATCGGGTGCTGTCGGTGGACAAGCAGCGCATTCGCGCCATCAAGAACGTCTCCATCAACGAACCGCAGTTTCTGGGGCACTTCCCCCACCGGCCGGTGATGCCCGGCGTGATGATCCTGGAGTCCATGGCCCAGGCGGCCACCTTACTGGCCCTGCACAGTGCGGACACCGTGTTGGACGACAAGAGCGTGGTTTACTTCGCAGGCATTGATGCCGCGCGCTTCAAGCGCCCGGTGGAGCCGGGTGATCAGATGATCCTGGACGTGGAGTTGACTCGTGCCAAGGCCGGCATCTACAAGTTCACCGGTAAGTGCTTCATCGGCGAGGAACTCGCCGCTGAAGCCGAGCTGATGTGCACCATGCGCCGGATTGGCTGA
- a CDS encoding OmpH family outer membrane protein yields the protein MIAMSLRALTLAALTALPLAGVSAQDLKIGFVNSERVVRESNLAKLAQAKLEAEFGRREKDLKDAAARLQAAGEKFEKDAPLLSEAQRTSRQRELVETERDLQRKRREFQEDAQARRNEELQVVVERANKVIKQIFEAEKFDLILQDAIHASNRVDITKRVIDALNAQK from the coding sequence ATGATTGCCATGAGCCTGCGTGCATTGACCCTGGCCGCCCTGACGGCCCTGCCTTTGGCCGGTGTCTCGGCGCAAGACCTGAAGATTGGCTTCGTCAACAGCGAGCGCGTGGTGCGCGAGTCCAATCTGGCCAAGTTGGCGCAGGCCAAGCTTGAGGCCGAGTTCGGCCGCCGCGAGAAAGACTTGAAGGACGCTGCGGCCCGATTGCAAGCGGCCGGAGAAAAGTTCGAGAAGGACGCACCTCTGCTGTCCGAGGCGCAGCGCACCAGCCGCCAGCGCGAGTTGGTGGAAACCGAGCGCGATCTGCAGCGCAAGCGCCGCGAGTTCCAGGAAGACGCTCAGGCCCGTCGCAACGAAGAGTTGCAGGTGGTGGTGGAGCGCGCCAACAAGGTCATCAAACAGATCTTCGAGGCCGAGAAGTTCGACCTGATCCTGCAAGATGCCATCCACGCCAGCAACCGTGTGGACATCACCAAGCGCGTGATCGACGCGCTGAACGCGCAGAAGTAA
- the bamA gene encoding outer membrane protein assembly factor BamA — protein MAAFERSRSRIHSSLLTLLLCGAIHAPAWAVEPFKLRDIRIEGLQRTDPGTIFASLPFRIGDTYSDEKGVAALRALFATGLYKDVRIQIDGDAVVVVIEERPIIANVSFTGLKEFDNEALTKSLKDVGIGEGRPFDRALADRAEQELKRQYLTKSFYGAEVTTTITPIERNRVNVAFSVVEGQPAKIAEIRILGTKAFSESTLLGLLEQSATGWLSWYTKTDRYSRAKLNADLETLRSHYQNRGYLEFAVESTQVTISPDKQSIAVAVTVNEGQPYTVAAVKLEGDLLGQEENFKQLIAIKPGEAYQGELVSRTTRAFSDYYGSFGYAFPRVDARQDIDRATGQVTITLAASPERRAYVRRIQVAGNNKTRDEVIRREFRQFEGAWYDGQRIKASRDRVDRLGYFESVEIDTVEVPGAPDQVDVVLTVKERSTGNITFGAGYSSQTKVTLTGSVRQDNFLGSGRSMEVELNTSRVGRAIVLGLGDPYSNEDGVSRRVDLFYRTSKPLSNLGEVYEFASQGGRLTYGVPIAEFDTVFFGLGYERTKITETVGVPNNIFRYASEFGRSSSALPLTIGWANDSRDNLLSPSAGSLKRVNLEFSPLGDARYGRLNLQYQRFFPLGNKFTLLVNGEVGAGQGLSGRTFPVFKTFTGGGLGSVRVFEGGSLGPVDNTGARSGGNLKINFNTELYIPVPGAGKDRTFRLFAFADAGNVWNTDSKYEPVNVDSLRASAGIGLSWISPVGPLRLSWGKPLRSKPIDRIERFQFQIGTSF, from the coding sequence ATGGCCGCCTTCGAACGCTCGCGCTCGCGCATTCACTCGTCCCTGCTGACCCTGTTGCTGTGTGGTGCGATCCATGCACCGGCGTGGGCGGTCGAACCCTTCAAGCTGCGCGACATTCGCATCGAAGGCCTGCAACGCACCGACCCCGGCACCATCTTTGCCAGCCTGCCTTTCCGCATTGGCGACACCTATAGCGATGAGAAGGGTGTGGCGGCACTGCGCGCCCTGTTCGCCACCGGTCTGTACAAGGATGTGCGCATCCAGATCGATGGTGATGCGGTGGTCGTCGTCATCGAAGAGCGACCCATCATTGCGAATGTCAGCTTCACGGGCTTGAAGGAGTTCGACAACGAAGCCCTGACCAAGTCGCTCAAGGATGTGGGCATCGGCGAGGGCCGCCCTTTTGACCGTGCCCTGGCCGACCGCGCAGAGCAAGAACTGAAGCGCCAGTACCTGACCAAGAGCTTCTACGGCGCCGAGGTCACCACCACCATCACGCCCATCGAGCGCAACCGTGTCAACGTGGCGTTCTCGGTGGTGGAGGGGCAGCCCGCCAAGATTGCGGAGATTCGCATCCTGGGCACCAAGGCTTTCTCCGAGTCCACGCTGCTGGGCCTGCTGGAGCAGTCGGCAACGGGTTGGTTGAGTTGGTACACCAAGACGGACCGCTATTCGCGCGCCAAGCTCAACGCCGATCTGGAGACCCTGCGTTCGCACTACCAGAACCGGGGCTATCTGGAGTTTGCGGTCGAGTCGACCCAGGTGACGATCTCCCCCGACAAGCAGAGCATCGCCGTGGCAGTCACGGTGAATGAAGGCCAGCCCTACACGGTGGCGGCTGTGAAGCTCGAAGGCGATCTGCTCGGCCAGGAAGAGAATTTCAAGCAGCTGATTGCCATTAAGCCTGGAGAGGCTTATCAGGGCGAGCTGGTGTCGCGCACCACGCGCGCCTTCAGCGACTACTACGGCAGCTTCGGTTATGCCTTCCCGCGCGTGGATGCCCGGCAGGACATCGACCGCGCCACCGGGCAGGTGACCATCACCCTGGCGGCCAGTCCCGAGCGTCGCGCCTATGTGCGGCGCATCCAAGTGGCCGGCAATAACAAGACCCGCGACGAAGTGATTCGCCGCGAGTTCCGCCAGTTCGAAGGGGCCTGGTACGACGGCCAGCGCATCAAAGCCTCGCGCGACCGCGTGGATCGTCTGGGTTACTTCGAGTCGGTCGAAATCGACACCGTGGAAGTGCCCGGCGCCCCCGACCAGGTGGACGTGGTGCTGACCGTCAAGGAGCGCAGCACCGGCAATATCACATTCGGTGCGGGTTACTCCAGCCAGACCAAGGTGACCCTGACGGGTTCTGTGCGTCAGGACAACTTCCTGGGTTCAGGCCGTTCCATGGAGGTGGAACTCAACACCTCGCGCGTCGGCCGCGCCATCGTGCTGGGTTTGGGTGATCCCTATTCGAATGAGGACGGGGTGTCGCGTCGGGTCGACCTGTTCTACCGCACCTCCAAACCGCTGAGCAATCTGGGCGAGGTCTATGAGTTCGCATCCCAAGGCGGGCGGCTGACTTATGGCGTTCCCATTGCTGAGTTCGATACGGTCTTCTTCGGCCTGGGCTATGAGCGCACCAAGATCACCGAGACCGTGGGCGTGCCCAACAACATCTTCCGCTACGCCAGTGAGTTCGGGCGCAGCAGTTCTGCATTGCCCCTGACCATCGGCTGGGCCAATGACAGTCGTGACAACCTGTTGTCCCCCAGTGCCGGTAGCCTCAAACGCGTGAACCTGGAGTTCAGCCCCTTGGGCGATGCGCGCTATGGGCGACTGAATCTGCAGTACCAACGCTTCTTCCCCCTGGGCAATAAGTTCACGCTGCTCGTGAACGGCGAGGTGGGCGCCGGGCAAGGTCTGAGCGGACGTACCTTCCCGGTGTTCAAGACCTTCACCGGCGGTGGCCTGGGTTCGGTGCGGGTGTTCGAGGGCGGCTCGCTGGGCCCGGTCGACAACACGGGCGCGCGCAGCGGCGGCAATTTGAAGATCAACTTCAATACCGAGCTCTACATTCCGGTTCCTGGCGCAGGCAAGGATCGAACCTTCCGCTTGTTCGCCTTCGCCGATGCCGGCAACGTGTGGAATACCGATAGCAAGTACGAACCGGTCAATGTGGATTCCCTGCGTGCTTCGGCCGGTATCGGCCTGTCCTGGATCTCACCGGTCGGTCCCCTGCGCTTGAGCTGGGGCAAGCCCTTGCGCTCCAAACCTATCGATAGAATCGAACGCTTCCAATTCCAGATCGGGACCTCCTTCTGA
- a CDS encoding 1-deoxy-D-xylulose-5-phosphate reductoisomerase, whose protein sequence is MSEKSLTRLRVCVLGSTGSIGGNTLDVMARHPERFEVVALSAHSRADVLFEQCVAHRPRWACLPEADAAQALQGRLRAAGLATEVLVGAQALEQLAGHPEVDAVMAAIVGAAGLGPCLAAARAGKRLMLANKEALVVGGAFFMQAVEQGGATLLPVDSEHSAIFQCLPEARARWPQVIDHIVLTASGGPFRQRDPDSLHAVTPDEACAHPNWVMGRKISVDSATMMNKGLEVIEARWLFALPPDKIQVLIHPQSIIHSMVVCRDNSVLAQLGTPDMRVPIAYALSFPERVESGAAALNLLNVPALQFEAPDLRRFPALDLAWQALRGPEGSTAVLNAANEVAVAAFLAGGLRFTGIAATVAACLESVQPAADEVASVEGLLALDARARRQAQAVIARG, encoded by the coding sequence ATGTCTGAAAAATCTTTGACCCGATTGCGGGTCTGCGTACTGGGCTCCACGGGGTCCATCGGCGGCAACACTCTCGACGTGATGGCGCGCCACCCCGAACGGTTCGAGGTGGTCGCGCTTTCCGCCCATAGCCGCGCCGATGTGTTGTTCGAGCAGTGCGTGGCCCATCGGCCGCGCTGGGCTTGCCTGCCCGAAGCCGATGCCGCGCAGGCTCTGCAGGGGAGGCTGCGAGCCGCCGGACTGGCCACCGAAGTGCTGGTAGGCGCCCAGGCGCTGGAGCAATTGGCTGGCCACCCCGAGGTGGATGCGGTGATGGCGGCCATCGTGGGTGCCGCGGGGCTCGGCCCCTGCCTTGCAGCAGCGCGGGCTGGCAAGCGCCTGATGTTGGCCAATAAGGAAGCCCTGGTGGTGGGCGGTGCCTTCTTCATGCAGGCTGTGGAGCAGGGCGGCGCGACCTTGCTGCCGGTGGATTCAGAGCACTCGGCCATCTTCCAGTGCTTGCCAGAGGCGCGTGCGCGCTGGCCCCAGGTCATTGATCACATCGTGCTGACGGCCTCAGGAGGGCCTTTCCGGCAGCGTGATCCGGACAGTCTGCATGCCGTGACGCCCGATGAGGCCTGCGCCCATCCCAACTGGGTGATGGGGCGCAAGATTTCGGTGGACTCCGCCACCATGATGAACAAGGGCCTGGAAGTGATCGAGGCGCGCTGGTTGTTCGCTTTGCCGCCGGACAAGATCCAGGTGCTGATTCACCCGCAAAGCATCATCCATTCAATGGTGGTGTGCCGCGACAACTCCGTGTTGGCCCAACTCGGAACGCCCGATATGCGCGTGCCCATTGCCTACGCACTCTCCTTCCCGGAGCGGGTGGAGTCGGGCGCTGCAGCACTCAATCTGCTCAATGTGCCGGCCCTGCAGTTCGAGGCCCCAGATCTGCGGCGCTTCCCGGCGCTGGACTTGGCTTGGCAGGCTCTGCGGGGCCCCGAAGGCAGCACGGCAGTGTTGAATGCGGCCAATGAGGTGGCGGTCGCCGCCTTCCTGGCTGGCGGCCTGCGCTTCACGGGCATCGCCGCCACGGTGGCGGCCTGCCTGGAGTCTGTGCAGCCCGCTGCCGACGAGGTGGCCAGCGTGGAAGGCCTGCTGGCCCTGGACGCGCGCGCGCGTCGCCAGGCCCAGGCCGTGATCGCCCGGGGCTGA
- the rnhB gene encoding ribonuclease HII, translating into MFAPEPAAALLAGVDEAGRGPLAGPVVAAAVILDPDHPIAGLADSKALTAKKREQLADAIRAHALCISVAEASVEEIDRLNILQATMLAMQRAVAGLRLKPGLVWVDGNRAPLLEQPVRTIVKGDATVPAISAASILAKVHRDAWCAAIHAEYPEYGFGAHKGYPTAEHLAALRLHGPGPWHRRSFGPVRELIGGLR; encoded by the coding sequence CTGTTCGCCCCCGAGCCGGCGGCCGCGCTGCTGGCCGGCGTGGATGAGGCCGGCCGGGGCCCCTTGGCCGGCCCGGTGGTGGCGGCGGCCGTCATCTTGGACCCCGATCATCCGATCGCGGGTCTGGCCGATTCCAAGGCACTCACCGCCAAGAAGCGCGAGCAGTTGGCCGATGCGATCCGCGCGCACGCGCTGTGCATTTCGGTGGCCGAGGCCAGCGTCGAAGAGATCGATCGTCTCAACATCCTGCAGGCCACGATGCTCGCGATGCAGCGCGCGGTGGCCGGGCTGCGGCTCAAGCCCGGCCTGGTCTGGGTGGATGGCAACCGTGCGCCCCTGCTGGAGCAGCCGGTGCGCACCATTGTGAAGGGTGACGCCACGGTGCCGGCCATTTCGGCGGCCTCCATCCTGGCCAAGGTGCATCGTGACGCCTGGTGTGCGGCCATCCACGCCGAGTATCCCGAGTACGGTTTCGGTGCCCACAAGGGCTACCCCACGGCCGAGCATCTGGCGGCCTTGCGCCTGCATGGGCCTGGGCCTTGGCATCGGCGCAGCTTTGGCCCGGTGCGTGAATTGATCGGAGGGCTGCGATGA
- the lpxA gene encoding acyl-ACP--UDP-N-acetylglucosamine O-acyltransferase, producing the protein MTQIHATALVDPRAELDSSVVVGPYALIGPEVRIGARTVIGSHCVIEGRTTIGCDNRFHSHSSIGCMPQDMSHGNEVTELVVGDRNTVFQYCTFSTGTHKEEGITRVGSDNWVMAYVHLAHDVVLGDHCVLANGATLAGHVHVGDWAVIGGLTGVHQFVHIGAHAMVGFQAHVSQDVAPYMTVDGNPLSVRAVNLTGLKRRDFTPARLTVIRQMHKLMFRQSLTLEQARAEIDTLRGQGGDEDIQLMQDFLTHSKRGLVR; encoded by the coding sequence ATGACTCAGATTCACGCCACTGCTCTGGTTGACCCACGCGCCGAACTGGACAGTTCGGTCGTCGTCGGTCCCTACGCGCTGATCGGTCCCGAGGTGCGCATTGGCGCGCGCACGGTCATCGGGTCGCATTGCGTGATCGAGGGCCGCACCACCATCGGCTGCGACAACCGTTTCCATTCGCACAGTTCGATTGGTTGCATGCCGCAGGACATGAGCCATGGCAACGAAGTCACCGAGTTGGTGGTTGGCGACCGCAACACCGTGTTCCAGTACTGCACCTTCAGTACCGGCACGCACAAGGAAGAGGGCATTACCCGCGTCGGCTCTGACAACTGGGTGATGGCCTATGTGCACCTGGCCCACGACGTGGTGCTGGGTGACCACTGCGTGCTGGCCAATGGCGCTACGTTGGCAGGCCATGTGCATGTGGGCGATTGGGCGGTGATTGGCGGGCTGACGGGTGTGCATCAGTTCGTGCACATTGGCGCCCATGCCATGGTGGGTTTCCAAGCCCATGTCTCGCAAGACGTGGCGCCCTACATGACCGTGGATGGCAACCCGCTGTCGGTGCGGGCCGTGAACTTGACCGGCCTGAAGCGCCGTGACTTCACGCCGGCGCGGCTCACTGTGATCCGCCAGATGCACAAGCTGATGTTCCGCCAGTCGCTGACGCTGGAGCAGGCACGCGCCGAGATCGACACCCTGCGGGGTCAGGGGGGCGACGAGGACATCCAGTTGATGCAGGACTTCCTCACCCACTCGAAGCGCGGCTTGGTGCGGTGA
- a CDS encoding TrmH family RNA methyltransferase — MTSPQVLRIESAANATLKSLKTLARESAAYREQGQIWLDGDHLIRAALARGLVPNQVLISEDAMHQSADWRELALRAPRVLVVPTKLFESVSGLPSSTQIGATLAWAPGRALLPDVATVVLDRVQDAGNVGTLLRSAAALGVRQVVALKGCAALGSPKVLRAAMGAHFGLHLVEGASEAELAALQVPLLATSSHADAELHAMDLPHPCAWVFGHEGQGVSASLLARCQTTVSIPQPGGEESLNVAAAAAICLYESLRRQLKA, encoded by the coding sequence ATGACCTCGCCCCAAGTGCTGCGCATCGAGTCGGCGGCCAACGCCACGCTGAAAAGCCTCAAGACCCTGGCGCGCGAGAGTGCCGCCTATCGTGAGCAGGGTCAGATCTGGCTGGATGGCGACCACCTGATCCGTGCCGCGCTGGCGCGGGGCTTGGTGCCCAACCAGGTGCTGATCAGCGAGGACGCCATGCACCAAAGCGCCGACTGGCGTGAGCTGGCGCTGCGTGCGCCGCGCGTGCTGGTGGTGCCGACCAAGCTGTTTGAGAGCGTCAGCGGCCTGCCGTCCAGCACGCAGATCGGCGCCACGCTGGCGTGGGCACCGGGCCGGGCGCTATTACCCGATGTCGCCACCGTGGTGTTGGACCGGGTACAGGACGCCGGCAATGTCGGCACCCTGCTGCGTTCGGCGGCGGCCTTGGGCGTGCGCCAGGTGGTGGCGCTCAAGGGCTGTGCGGCTTTGGGGTCGCCCAAGGTGCTGCGGGCAGCCATGGGCGCGCATTTCGGCCTGCATCTGGTGGAGGGGGCCAGCGAGGCCGAACTCGCCGCCTTGCAGGTGCCCCTGTTGGCGACCAGCAGCCATGCGGATGCCGAGTTGCATGCGATGGACTTGCCTCATCCTTGCGCCTGGGTCTTCGGACACGAAGGGCAGGGCGTATCCGCCAGCTTGTTGGCGCGCTGTCAGACCACGGTGTCCATACCGCAGCCTGGCGGAGAAGAGTCCTTGAATGTGGCGGCCGCCGCGGCCATCTGTCTTTACGAAAGCCTGCGCCGGCAACTGAAGGCCTGA